One window of the Labilibaculum sp. genome contains the following:
- a CDS encoding transposase: MKRRWTLEEKLAILSEAETGNVVEVCRRYNVSTGAFYNWKKKFDTKGEAGLRVKYDNSSPEMKKAEEEIRILRKLLADREIELEIQKELLKKKFGTDDPRKI; the protein is encoded by the coding sequence ATGAAAAGACGTTGGACATTAGAAGAAAAACTAGCCATTTTAAGCGAGGCAGAAACTGGTAATGTAGTAGAAGTTTGTAGAAGGTATAATGTTAGTACTGGAGCTTTCTATAATTGGAAAAAGAAGTTCGATACTAAGGGAGAAGCTGGCTTAAGAGTTAAATATGATAACAGCAGTCCAGAGATGAAGAAAGCTGAGGAAGAGATTCGGATTCTACGCAAGCTTTTAGCAGACCGGGAAATAGAATTGGAAATTCAGAAAGAGCTTCTAAAAAAAAAGTTTGGAACAGACGATCCAAGAAAAATCTAG
- a CDS encoding IS3 family transposase, giving the protein MKDLLKYVGLSESSYYYKEKLNGRKGVLPSKQTKHSNDGLVEERTVVEAIKGVLEHEFIDCGYRIMTKYLQRKGYKINHKKVYRIMSNTGLLKPNSRIKRSGGGRKFVRFRKVHTSHPMECLEMDIKMIWIPNMGKNAYLLSIIDVHTRKILGYTFAFNVKQKEVIELLSTIVDEYPTPESLIIRSDNGSQFIARNVRDYIHLVGFEQEFTHVATPEENAHIEAYHGTLKRDIFDRVDYRTFGEIQQIIKRYVPFYNSERLHGLLGRITPNEKWKQDQHLIKKLGKIA; this is encoded by the coding sequence ATCAAAGATTTGTTAAAGTATGTAGGACTCTCTGAGAGTAGTTATTACTATAAAGAGAAGTTAAATGGCAGAAAAGGTGTTTTGCCTAGCAAGCAAACCAAGCATAGTAACGATGGCCTGGTTGAAGAAAGGACTGTTGTAGAAGCTATAAAAGGCGTATTGGAGCATGAGTTTATTGATTGTGGTTATCGAATAATGACAAAGTATCTTCAGCGTAAGGGTTATAAGATCAATCACAAGAAAGTGTACAGAATAATGAGTAATACAGGACTTTTAAAGCCTAATTCAAGAATTAAAAGAAGTGGTGGTGGGCGCAAGTTCGTAAGATTTAGGAAGGTTCACACAAGCCATCCTATGGAGTGTCTTGAAATGGATATCAAGATGATTTGGATTCCCAATATGGGAAAGAACGCTTATCTTTTATCGATAATTGATGTTCATACTAGAAAAATATTAGGTTATACTTTTGCATTCAATGTAAAGCAAAAAGAGGTGATTGAATTATTATCAACAATTGTCGATGAATATCCAACTCCAGAATCTCTGATAATCAGATCTGATAATGGAAGTCAGTTTATTGCTCGTAATGTGAGAGATTACATTCATTTAGTCGGGTTTGAACAAGAATTTACTCACGTGGCAACACCTGAAGAAAATGCGCATATTGAAGCATATCATGGTACTTTAAAGAGAGATATCTTTGACAGAGTCGATTATCGTACTTTCGGTGAAATACAGCAGATTATAAAAAGATATGTGCCATTCTATAATAGTGAAAGATTACATGGTTTACTTGGGAGAATTACTCCAAATGAAAAGTGGAAGCAGGATCAGCATTTAATTAAAAAGCTAGGGAAAATAGCTTAG
- a CDS encoding TlpA disulfide reductase family protein: MAKLLLTGLIMGLVFSGMAQTKDSRGYIVKIGDMAPDFEINLTDGSKLKLSDLKGKVVMLQFTASWCGVCRKEMPFIEKEIWQEHKEKDFALYALDFDESLEKAEKLIATTGITYPVALDEGAEIFTKYAHRESGVTRNVIVNKEGKIIYLTRLFNHEEFDGMKMAIEEELKK; this comes from the coding sequence ATGGCTAAATTATTATTAACGGGTTTAATTATGGGACTAGTTTTTTCAGGAATGGCACAAACTAAAGATTCCAGAGGGTATATTGTGAAGATAGGTGATATGGCTCCGGATTTTGAAATAAATCTAACTGACGGGAGTAAATTGAAGTTGTCAGATTTGAAGGGAAAAGTTGTGATGCTGCAGTTTACGGCTAGTTGGTGCGGGGTTTGTCGCAAAGAAATGCCGTTTATCGAGAAGGAAATTTGGCAGGAGCACAAAGAGAAGGATTTTGCCTTGTATGCTTTAGATTTTGATGAGTCGCTAGAAAAGGCTGAGAAATTAATAGCCACAACAGGAATAACTTATCCGGTGGCATTGGATGAAGGGGCGGAAATATTTACTAAGTATGCACACAGGGAAAGTGGTGTAACCCGTAATGTAATTGTTAATAAGGAAGGTAAAATCATTTATCTCACCAGATTGTTTAATCATGAAGAATTTGATGGTATGAAAATGGCGATTGAAGAGGAATTGAAAAAATAA
- a CDS encoding tRNA-dihydrouridine synthase family protein, with translation MKISLAPLQGYTDWVFRQAYEKCIGGVDEFYTPFLVLQNSGEVRTSHKREVEPFLERNNRLVPQFLSGSVEEFQFFEMYFSDLGYKKMNWNLGCPFPMVTGKKKGSGLLPYPEKIKDILERGYSGKIDLSIKMRLGLEDKSEILSVLDVMKNFNIDEIIVHPRIGKQMYKGSADRDYFQQIQEGFNKIIGFNGDIGTLDDFESLSTQLPNLNHVMIGRGVLKDYWLPAKIKGIEIPSADIRKKALRKMHDEIFSTYNSFLSGDTQILQKVKPFWEYFSCHFEEERKVYKGIKKSGGLKKYHEAVSFAFQQNVKE, from the coding sequence ATGAAAATTTCATTAGCACCTCTTCAGGGATATACTGATTGGGTGTTCCGACAAGCATATGAAAAATGCATTGGGGGCGTAGATGAATTCTATACCCCTTTTCTTGTTCTTCAAAATTCAGGAGAAGTAAGAACCTCGCACAAAAGAGAAGTAGAGCCATTTCTGGAAAGAAATAATCGATTGGTACCTCAGTTTTTAAGCGGATCAGTTGAGGAATTTCAATTTTTTGAGATGTATTTTTCGGATTTAGGGTATAAAAAAATGAATTGGAATTTAGGCTGTCCTTTTCCTATGGTTACCGGGAAAAAGAAAGGATCTGGCTTGTTGCCATATCCTGAAAAGATAAAGGATATTCTGGAACGTGGATATTCCGGGAAAATTGACCTGTCGATTAAAATGCGCTTGGGTTTGGAAGATAAATCGGAGATACTTTCGGTCTTGGATGTGATGAAAAACTTTAATATTGATGAAATTATCGTTCATCCTCGCATTGGCAAGCAAATGTATAAGGGAAGTGCTGATCGGGATTATTTTCAGCAAATTCAGGAAGGGTTTAATAAAATCATTGGTTTCAATGGTGATATCGGGACGCTTGATGATTTTGAAAGTTTGAGTACTCAATTGCCAAATCTAAATCATGTAATGATAGGAAGAGGTGTTTTGAAAGATTATTGGTTGCCGGCAAAAATAAAAGGAATAGAAATTCCATCTGCAGATATTCGCAAAAAAGCATTGCGTAAAATGCACGACGAAATTTTTTCTACTTATAATTCATTTTTAAGTGGGGATACACAGATCCTGCAAAAAGTGAAGCCATTTTGGGAGTATTTTTCCTGTCATTTTGAGGAGGAGAGAAAAGTTTATAAAGGAATCAAAAAATCGGGTGGCTTAAAAAAATATCACGAGGCTGTTTCGTTTGCTTTCCAGCAAAATGTAAAGGAGTAG
- a CDS encoding adenosylcobinamide amidohydrolase, protein MKFSIEITDQFFHVEFQHSVRMVSSAILNGGCQIADHFLNTKVDANFNGERTDFESPDITLKEIVDSQNWEGNCVGMMTAALMSSFRRVRVEKQGVWIEVFVTSGVSNARRAGDEADYQFVNEEYQKVGTINILVTTNANLSDASMIECVMMVAEAKVACLQDLNIKSPVSGLLATGTGTDSTAIACGTGPMVQYCGKHVLFGEMLAKTTYKAIQESLSVAR, encoded by the coding sequence ATGAAATTTTCAATTGAAATAACGGATCAATTCTTTCATGTTGAGTTTCAGCATTCTGTTCGGATGGTAAGTTCAGCGATTTTAAACGGTGGTTGCCAAATTGCTGATCATTTTCTGAATACAAAGGTTGATGCTAACTTTAATGGAGAAAGAACTGATTTTGAATCTCCGGATATTACGCTTAAAGAAATAGTTGACTCCCAAAATTGGGAGGGGAATTGTGTGGGAATGATGACTGCGGCTTTAATGAGTTCGTTTCGAAGAGTCCGAGTTGAAAAGCAGGGGGTTTGGATAGAGGTTTTTGTTACATCCGGAGTGTCAAATGCCCGTAGGGCAGGAGATGAGGCTGATTATCAATTCGTAAATGAAGAGTATCAAAAAGTCGGGACTATTAATATTCTGGTTACCACAAATGCGAATCTTTCTGACGCAAGCATGATTGAATGTGTTATGATGGTTGCAGAAGCAAAGGTAGCTTGCTTACAGGATTTAAATATTAAGAGCCCGGTTAGTGGATTATTGGCTACGGGAACAGGAACTGATTCTACAGCAATTGCATGTGGTACAGGTCCAATGGTTCAGTATTGTGGTAAACATGTTTTGTTTGGGGAGATGTTGGCAAAAACAACTTATAAAGCCATTCAAGAATCATTATCGGTAGCTAGATAA
- a CDS encoding AAA family ATPase: protein MNKYHNRYIITGGPGSGKSTLLNKLSEQGYQCFKEISRIVIQEQHQIGGDKVPWRNLSEFAEICFERMSSQLTECATEGTCFFDRGLPDIIAYVRRGGLTVPLKYFKKSDQYNKTVFLAPPWKAIFINDAERPESFEDAIEISVFLKNTYKELGFTVVELPKDSVAKRAQFITNYLATDNDS, encoded by the coding sequence ATGAACAAATACCACAACCGATACATAATTACTGGTGGACCAGGATCAGGAAAATCTACTCTATTAAATAAATTATCAGAACAAGGCTATCAGTGCTTCAAAGAAATATCACGGATTGTTATTCAGGAACAGCACCAAATTGGAGGCGACAAGGTACCATGGCGTAATTTATCCGAATTTGCTGAAATTTGTTTTGAACGTATGAGTTCACAACTTACTGAATGTGCTACAGAAGGAACATGTTTTTTTGATCGTGGTTTACCCGATATAATCGCTTACGTAAGAAGAGGAGGATTGACTGTTCCATTAAAATATTTTAAAAAATCAGACCAATACAACAAAACCGTATTTCTTGCTCCACCTTGGAAAGCTATTTTTATTAACGATGCAGAAAGACCTGAATCATTTGAGGATGCAATAGAAATATCTGTTTTCCTAAAAAACACTTATAAAGAATTGGGGTTTACTGTTGTTGAACTTCCGAAAGATTCAGTAGCAAAAAGAGCCCAATTTATTACTAATTATCTAGCTACCGATAATGATTCTTGA
- a CDS encoding cobyric acid synthase, with the protein MTKLRPLMFVGTGSDVGKSIVNTGFCRILKQDGYQPAPFKAQNMSLNSFATPEGFEIGRAQAVQAEACGLACHTDMNPVLLKPTNDKSSQVVLNGKPIGTQTAVEYFMGNNKHALFEEAKSAFHRLNEKYNPVVLEGAGSISELNLKTRDITNMRMAIEANAVTYLIADIDKGGVFASIYGSIQLLNEDERNQIKGIIINKFRGDIKLFEDGKKIIEDLTGKPVIGILPYFKDIHIEEEDSVSLGKKSKTSSKGKINCAVVILPRMANFTDFDVLEHDPRVHLFYTNNPSEIETADIIILPGSKNTISDLQELKQNGVALSIVKAHKNGKKVIGICGGYQMMGEKISDPLQIEGNIECIAGLGILPVETTITNVKLTEQCTFKFRNSNKECSGYEIHMGETIAVQNNTPLCILSNGKTDGYFLNQNCWGSYIHGILDNKIVVQHLLSGFNLEQEIDFNYQEFKENQYDKLANLIRENIDMNLFYVHLKED; encoded by the coding sequence ATGACTAAATTAAGACCTTTAATGTTTGTTGGTACAGGATCAGATGTTGGAAAAAGCATTGTCAACACAGGTTTTTGCAGAATTCTTAAGCAGGATGGCTATCAACCAGCTCCATTCAAGGCTCAAAATATGTCACTAAACTCTTTCGCAACACCAGAAGGATTTGAAATTGGCCGGGCACAGGCCGTTCAGGCAGAAGCCTGCGGATTAGCTTGTCATACCGATATGAATCCTGTCTTATTAAAGCCTACAAATGATAAAAGTTCGCAAGTAGTTTTGAATGGTAAACCTATTGGCACTCAAACTGCGGTCGAATATTTTATGGGAAATAATAAGCATGCTTTATTTGAAGAAGCAAAATCTGCATTTCATCGTTTAAACGAAAAATACAATCCTGTTGTATTGGAAGGAGCAGGCAGCATATCCGAACTAAATTTAAAAACCAGGGATATCACCAACATGCGAATGGCTATTGAAGCCAATGCGGTTACCTATTTAATTGCTGATATAGATAAAGGTGGTGTTTTCGCTAGTATTTATGGAAGCATTCAGTTACTCAATGAAGACGAACGAAATCAAATCAAAGGAATTATCATCAACAAATTTAGAGGAGACATAAAACTATTTGAAGACGGAAAAAAGATTATCGAAGATCTTACCGGCAAACCTGTTATCGGAATTCTCCCCTATTTTAAAGATATCCATATCGAGGAAGAAGATTCAGTTAGTCTCGGTAAAAAATCAAAAACATCCAGTAAAGGAAAAATTAACTGTGCTGTCGTGATTTTACCCCGAATGGCCAATTTTACTGATTTTGACGTTCTGGAACATGATCCAAGAGTTCATCTTTTCTATACAAACAATCCTTCAGAAATAGAAACTGCCGACATCATAATCCTGCCAGGTAGCAAAAATACCATTTCTGATCTTCAGGAACTAAAACAAAATGGTGTTGCCTTATCTATTGTAAAAGCTCATAAAAACGGCAAGAAAGTAATAGGTATTTGTGGTGGCTATCAAATGATGGGTGAAAAAATTAGCGATCCTCTTCAAATTGAAGGCAACATAGAGTGCATTGCCGGTCTGGGAATTCTTCCTGTAGAAACAACAATCACCAATGTAAAACTCACGGAACAATGCACTTTCAAATTCAGAAATTCGAATAAAGAATGCTCTGGATACGAGATTCATATGGGAGAAACTATTGCTGTTCAAAACAACACACCGCTATGCATTTTATCAAATGGAAAAACCGATGGCTATTTTCTTAACCAAAACTGTTGGGGAAGCTATATTCACGGCATTCTTGACAATAAAATTGTGGTTCAACACCTGTTATCCGGATTCAATCTGGAACAGGAAATTGATTTTAATTATCAGGAATTTAAAGAAAACCAATACGACAAGCTAGCCAATCTTATAAGAGAAAATATAGATATGAATTTGTTTTACGTTCATTTAAAAGAAGATTAA